The Besnoitia besnoiti strain Bb-Ger1 chromosome IV, whole genome shotgun sequence genome contains a region encoding:
- a CDS encoding hypothetical protein (encoded by transcript BESB_051840) — protein MKGRWRKDKRADAPSSFSSQSASSSASSASSASSASSPVSSSAASSVPRDSAQTACVASGVQPSKGAPTSFAPAQEDTAGFFSRQRLAKSNAGGETKKENEGALYACRAVVKKSEYALCDSSTHIAFKKALDGGSIYLPNFFCAKGDFSIFNSLLREVERYAGETDTAEREAAESGASLGAAGAAAETSEASTSGAASADSAAALLPFTGAVAWSRHLKHENPSFSATFRRLIAQLSAHFDVDVYATRMNLYMDGAHWKPLHKDSHAYSPTTHLQEDITVGASFGASRELEFVHDTNDSFRFTFPQHNGDVFAFTADVNKAFKHGVPAVRNRVVGPRFSVILWGRRRKLTSRNAAASELRREGLGA, from the exons ATGAAGGGACGCTGGCGAAAGGACAAGCGCGCGGACGCTCCAtcctccttttcctctcagtcggcctcctcttctgcctcttctgcttcttctgcctcttctgcttcttctcctgtctcttcatctgctgcgtcttctgtccCGAGAGACTCGGCGCAGACCGCGTGCGTCGCGAGCGGAGTTCAGCCCTCAAAAGGCGCGCCAACTTCGtttgcgcctgcgcaggaagACACCGCGGGGTTCTTCTCTCGGCAGCGACTGGCGAAGTCGAATGCTGGAGGCGAGacaaagaaagaaaacgaaggaGCTTTGtacgcctgccgcgccgtggTGAAGAAGAGCGAATACGCTCTGTGCGACTCCAGCACACACATCGCCTTCAAA AAAGCGCTAGACGGAGGCTCGATTTACCTCCCGAACTTCTTCTGCGCCAAAGGAGATTTCTCCATCTTCAacagcctcctccgcgaagTCGAGCGGTACGCAGGGGAGACCGACAcggcggagcgcgaggcagctgagAGCGGTGCGAGCTtaggcgcggcgggcgcggctgcggagaccTCTGAGGCGTCCACGTCTGGGGCCGCGTCTGCCGAttcggctgctgcgcttTTGCCGTTTACCGGGGCGGTCGCGTGGTCGCGCCACTTGAAGCACGAAAAtccttcgttttctgcgACGTTTCGGCGACTAATAGCGCAGCTGAGTGCACACTTCGACGTGGATGTCTACGCGACGCGGATGAATCTCTACATGGACGGCGCGCACTGGAAGCCTCTGCACAAGGACTCGCACGCGTATTCGCCGACGACGCACCTGCAGGAAGACATCACTGTgggcgcctccttcggcgcctcgcgggagcTCGAGTTCGTCCACGACACAAACGACAGCTTCCGCTTCACCTTCCCCCAGCACAACGGcgacgtcttcgccttcaccGCAGACGTGAACAAGGCCTTCAAACACGGAGTGCCTGCCGTCCGCAACCGAGTGGTAGGCCCGCGCTTCAGCGTCATCCTCTGGGGACGCAGGCGGAAGCTGACCTCGCggaacgccgccgccagcgaacTCCGCAGGGAAGGCCTCGGCGCGTAG